One part of the Desulfonema ishimotonii genome encodes these proteins:
- a CDS encoding endonuclease domain-containing protein → MRALSSDAEPVLVAIVNNIPDFSIARDGHWYRIPVASAEKWLKKSWPPRWLAFYQTKVFGPEAWSVRHYARVTDIRKVYRWQIFPEESQKSKRNKRYYQLFLEPLRQLPSPIFSRRWRRIVFIPTTWKKFVNALEINDLYNESPLEDRLWAEFRRLKIQAERQEFVTANRCHYALDFAIYCLNGKLDVETDGDFWHVTPDSARQDNIRDNNLKTEGWRVLRFTSRQVREEMESYCIGTISENISRLGGIEKGRSGGEKITLKPGGGRQLGLFDDI, encoded by the coding sequence ATGCGAGCGCTTTCCTCTGACGCAGAGCCGGTCCTCGTCGCCATTGTCAATAACATCCCCGATTTTTCCATTGCCCGCGACGGGCACTGGTATCGCATTCCGGTGGCCAGCGCTGAAAAGTGGCTGAAAAAATCCTGGCCGCCCCGGTGGCTGGCATTTTATCAGACCAAAGTCTTCGGACCGGAAGCATGGTCCGTCCGCCACTACGCACGGGTCACGGATATCCGAAAAGTGTACCGGTGGCAGATATTCCCGGAAGAATCCCAAAAGTCAAAGCGCAACAAACGTTATTATCAGCTTTTCCTGGAACCGCTCCGGCAGCTTCCCAGTCCCATCTTCAGCCGCCGCTGGCGAAGGATCGTATTTATCCCCACGACGTGGAAAAAATTCGTGAATGCGCTTGAAATCAACGACCTTTATAACGAAAGCCCGCTGGAAGACCGGTTATGGGCGGAATTCAGGCGACTGAAAATTCAGGCGGAGCGGCAGGAATTTGTGACGGCGAACAGGTGCCATTATGCGTTGGACTTTGCCATTTACTGCCTGAACGGGAAGCTTGACGTTGAAACCGACGGAGATTTCTGGCATGTCACCCCGGACAGCGCCCGGCAGGACAATATCCGGGACAACAACCTGAAAACAGAGGGGTGGCGGGTACTTCGGTTTACCTCCCGGCAGGTCCGGGAGGAAATGGAAAGCTACTGCATCGGAACCATCTCAGAAAATATCAGCCGGCTCGGCGGCATAGAGAAGGGCCGGTCCGGGGGCGAAAAAATTACGCTGAAACCCGGCGGCGGCAGACAGCTCGGATTATTTGATGATATATAA